A single window of Sulfitobacter sp. JL08 DNA harbors:
- a CDS encoding adenylate/guanylate cyclase domain-containing protein, with the protein MERQLAAILVADMVGYTSRMEQDESGTLTAFSACMDQIVTPLVNRHRGRIIKLMGDGLLASFNSAADAVSCAIEWQRATSEGSDPIRFRIGINLGDIIMQDGDVFGSGVNLAARLEQLAPPGGVLVSDAVYRVVGNRIPVPWEDAGTHSIKNVFEPVRAWRVAGDNKADAEPPKPAAVKKAAIAVLPLHNMSDDPEQAFFSDGIAEDIIMGLSRFRTLQVISRNASFRFRAQDIDPAEIAAALGADYLVEGSVRKAGSRVRISVQLADAVTGTQLWSERYDRELEDILSVQDEVTRSIVAVLPGRVQHDFVDRSAQKPADEMKAYELMLRSKALRDGLNARDTAKARALLERAVALDPSIARSYMYLSDTYVIDLWLGLADPDAPDHALHIARKGAALDNRDPYIQDQLGFAYLCARLWDEADVQFEKTISLIENEAESMAWCGYGFLLLGRHDKAREVVLEAMRLDPLHPPAIDWIMGQVEFFCGNFEAALGLLIGEARLNSLAAAFMAASYAHLGRQTEAAAALKDFISERRDEFGGRGIEVTEENFSILAHGFKSMWRQSDDFELLAVGLRKAGLSN; encoded by the coding sequence GTGGAGCGTCAACTCGCAGCAATTCTGGTCGCCGATATGGTCGGTTACACAAGTCGGATGGAACAGGACGAGTCTGGCACTCTTACTGCTTTTTCTGCTTGTATGGATCAAATAGTCACGCCTCTCGTAAACCGTCATCGTGGACGCATTATTAAGCTTATGGGTGATGGCCTTCTGGCCAGTTTCAATAGTGCCGCTGATGCGGTTTCTTGCGCCATCGAATGGCAACGGGCGACCTCGGAAGGGTCCGACCCGATCCGTTTCCGCATCGGTATCAACCTTGGTGACATCATCATGCAAGATGGTGATGTCTTCGGGTCGGGCGTCAACCTTGCAGCGCGTTTGGAGCAATTGGCGCCTCCCGGAGGCGTGCTTGTCTCTGACGCGGTATATCGTGTGGTCGGCAACCGCATTCCAGTTCCATGGGAGGATGCGGGCACGCACTCCATCAAGAATGTTTTCGAGCCGGTGCGCGCTTGGCGCGTTGCGGGAGATAACAAAGCGGACGCTGAACCGCCGAAACCGGCGGCTGTCAAAAAAGCTGCCATCGCGGTTCTGCCCCTACACAACATGAGCGACGACCCTGAGCAAGCATTTTTCAGCGACGGCATTGCGGAAGATATTATCATGGGCTTGTCGCGCTTTCGTACGCTTCAGGTTATTTCCCGAAACGCGTCTTTCAGATTCAGAGCACAAGACATCGATCCCGCGGAAATTGCTGCGGCGTTGGGCGCCGATTATCTTGTTGAGGGCAGTGTTCGAAAGGCTGGAAGTCGGGTCAGGATTTCTGTGCAGCTCGCCGATGCCGTAACTGGCACGCAGTTGTGGTCGGAACGCTATGACCGCGAATTGGAAGACATCCTATCCGTACAGGACGAAGTGACCCGCAGCATAGTGGCTGTACTACCAGGCCGTGTGCAGCATGATTTTGTCGACCGCTCAGCACAGAAACCGGCAGATGAAATGAAGGCCTATGAATTGATGCTGAGAAGCAAGGCTCTCCGTGACGGACTGAATGCCCGGGACACTGCCAAAGCGCGCGCATTGCTGGAACGGGCCGTCGCACTCGATCCGTCCATAGCCCGATCTTATATGTACCTCTCTGACACCTATGTTATCGACCTTTGGCTTGGACTGGCGGACCCAGACGCTCCTGATCACGCGTTGCACATCGCCCGTAAGGGCGCGGCTCTGGACAACCGAGACCCCTACATTCAAGATCAACTGGGATTTGCCTATTTGTGCGCAAGGCTCTGGGATGAAGCCGATGTACAGTTCGAAAAGACGATATCGCTGATCGAGAACGAGGCTGAATCTATGGCTTGGTGTGGCTACGGCTTTCTGTTGCTGGGACGTCATGACAAGGCGCGGGAAGTGGTCTTAGAGGCGATGCGGTTGGATCCATTACATCCTCCTGCGATCGACTGGATCATGGGGCAGGTCGAATTTTTTTGCGGAAACTTTGAGGCCGCGCTCGGATTGCTGATCGGAGAAGCGCGGCTAAATTCTTTGGCCGCGGCTTTCATGGCCGCTTCTTATGCGCATCTTGGCCGGCAAACTGAGGCGGCGGCAGCCTTGAAGGACTTTATTTCGGAACGTCGCGATGAGTTTGGCGGCCGAGGCATTGAGGTGACCGAAGAAAATTTTTCCATTCTTGCGCATGGTTTCAAAAGCATGTGGCGGCAATCAGACGATTTCGAACTACTGGCCGTTGGTTTGCGCAAGGCCGGACTGTCTAATTAG
- the rpsU gene encoding 30S ribosomal protein S21, whose product MQVSVRDNNVDQALRVLKKKLQREGVFREMKLKQHFEKPSEKNARQKAEAIRRARKLARKKLEREG is encoded by the coding sequence ATGCAGGTTAGTGTTCGTGACAACAATGTCGATCAGGCCCTCCGGGTTCTGAAGAAAAAGCTACAGAGGGAAGGCGTTTTCCGTGAAATGAAGCTCAAGCAACATTTCGAGAAGCCGTCCGAGAAAAACGCACGCCAGAAAGCTGAAGCAATCCGCCGTGCCCGTAAGCTGGCACGCAAAAAATTGGAACGCGAAGGATGA
- a CDS encoding IS5 family transposase (programmed frameshift) has protein sequence MSHLYWLHEAHLKRIQHLFPKPRGVARVDDRRVLSGIIHVIRNGLRWRDAPSDYGPHKTLYNRWARWSQMGVFARILTELAARSDATGTLMIDATHLKSHRTASSMGLKKGGGGRLIGRTKGGLNSKLHAVTDAVGRPIQLFLTAGNVSDYIGARALLPLLPAAEWMLADRGYDADWFREGLRERSIEPCIPSRRNRKDIVPHDAKIYRSRHKIENMFGRLKDWRRVATRYDRCPIIFMSAIALAATVLFWL, from the exons ATGTCGCATCTTTACTGGCTTCACGAAGCACATTTGAAACGCATTCAACATCTGTTCCCGAAGCCTCGTGGGGTTGCGCGTGTTGATGATCGCCGCGTTCTCAGCGGCATTATCCACGTCATTCGTAATGGCTTGCGCTGGCGGGATGCTCCATCCGATTATGGGCCACACAAAACACTCTACAACCGATGGGCACGATGGTCCCAGATGGGCGTCTTTGCTCGTATCCTGACCGAATTGGCCGCTCGAAGCGATGCAACAGGCACGCTAATGATTGATGCAACCCACCTGAAGAGCCATCGAACAGCGTCCAGCATGGGGCTTAAAAAAGGGGGCG GTGGCCGCTTGATTGGGCGGACCAAGGGTGGGCTGAACTCGAAACTTCACGCTGTAACCGATGCGGTAGGGCGACCAATCCAACTATTCCTGACTGCGGGGAACGTTAGCGACTACATCGGCGCACGGGCACTCTTACCCTTATTACCTGCTGCGGAATGGATGTTGGCGGATCGCGGATATGATGCCGACTGGTTCCGTGAAGGCTTAAGAGAAAGAAGCATCGAACCCTGCATCCCATCCCGCCGGAACCGCAAAGACATCGTCCCACATGATGCCAAGATTTATCGAAGCCGTCACAAGATTGAGAACATGTTTGGACGGTTGAAAGATTGGCGTAGGGTCGCGACCCGTTATGACAGATGCCCCATCATCTTCATGTCTGCCATCGCCCTCGCGGCAACGGTGTTGTTTTGGTTATGA
- a CDS encoding MBL fold metallo-hydrolase — MTSPPDSFVPPTGIAEMLETGLRRIVAPNPSPMTYRGTNTYLLGTRDLAVIDPGPDSAAHLAAILSAIGTGQRVTHIIVSHAHLDHSPLARPLSQKTGAPVYAFGPASAGRSDVMAQLAAGGLAGGGEGIDADFAPDETLHDGATLHTPDWTLEALHTPGHIGNHLCLAWKDACFTADHVMGWASSLVSPPDGDLTDFMASCARLQARSWRAFYPGHGAPIDAPNARLDWLVAHRRTREAAILEALTHGPADAATLAAAIYTDTPRALIPAATRNVLAHLVDLTGKSIVSPCGALSADARFERCDNKLPANS, encoded by the coding sequence ATGACAAGCCCACCCGACAGTTTCGTTCCCCCCACCGGCATCGCCGAGATGCTGGAAACCGGTTTGCGCCGCATCGTAGCGCCGAACCCGTCGCCGATGACCTATCGCGGCACCAACACCTACCTGTTGGGCACGCGCGATCTTGCCGTGATTGATCCCGGCCCCGACAGCGCCGCGCATCTCGCGGCCATTCTGTCCGCGATCGGCACAGGTCAGCGCGTGACCCACATTATCGTATCGCACGCCCATCTGGATCACAGCCCGCTGGCCCGGCCCCTGTCGCAAAAGACCGGCGCGCCGGTCTATGCGTTTGGCCCTGCCTCTGCCGGGCGCAGTGATGTGATGGCGCAGCTGGCCGCAGGCGGGTTGGCGGGGGGCGGCGAAGGCATCGATGCGGATTTTGCGCCCGACGAAACACTGCACGACGGGGCCACCCTGCACACGCCCGACTGGACGCTTGAGGCGCTGCACACGCCCGGACATATCGGCAACCATCTGTGTCTGGCCTGGAAGGATGCCTGCTTCACCGCCGATCACGTGATGGGATGGGCCAGTTCGCTGGTGTCACCCCCCGATGGCGACCTGACCGATTTCATGGCGTCCTGCGCCCGCCTGCAAGCGCGCAGCTGGCGTGCGTTCTATCCCGGCCACGGCGCCCCCATCGACGCGCCGAACGCGCGGCTTGACTGGCTGGTTGCCCACCGGCGCACCCGCGAAGCCGCAATTCTTGAGGCGCTGACGCACGGCCCCGCCGACGCCGCAACGCTTGCCGCCGCGATCTACACCGACACGCCCCGCGCCCTGATCCCCGCCGCAACCCGCAACGTTCTGGCGCATCTTGTTGATCTGACAGGGAAATCCATCGTATCTCCCTGCGGCGCATTATCGGCTGACGCGCGATTTGAACGATGTGACAACAAACTTCCCGCGAATTCATAA
- a CDS encoding cupin domain-containing protein: MSMEIETRRFENPDDKLDMKECGGIAIIKMGTGTTGMHAVFEPGWTWEKDEKPLLGNPESCPMHHTGYCISGTLMVRMLDSGNSTKIAPGDFFEIPPGHDAYVEGNDRVELILFAPPEHQH, from the coding sequence ATGAGCATGGAAATTGAAACCCGGCGCTTTGAAAACCCCGACGACAAGCTCGACATGAAAGAATGCGGCGGTATCGCAATCATCAAGATGGGTACCGGTACCACAGGCATGCACGCGGTGTTCGAACCAGGATGGACCTGGGAAAAAGATGAAAAGCCTCTTCTTGGGAATCCGGAGTCCTGTCCGATGCATCATACCGGATACTGCATCTCTGGCACATTGATGGTCCGCATGCTCGACAGCGGAAACAGCACGAAGATCGCGCCCGGCGACTTTTTTGAAATCCCGCCTGGCCACGACGCTTATGTCGAAGGCAATGATCGCGTGGAGTTAATTCTCTTCGCACCGCCCGAACACCAGCACTGA
- a CDS encoding IS110 family transposase: MEYFAGLDVSMEETHICILDRDGALILEGKASSTPKAITAFLAAGPTCTKVVFETGRMAPMLHHGLTELGVSVVCIESRQAYQALKSLAGHKTDRNDARGLAHLARTGFYKPTHVKSLSAHAIRSLIAARKKLVGQRVTIDNQIRGLVVVFGVRLPRALSPAFKDAALKVSDGVPGLHAALRGLFAAREAILTAVAAIDSDIKVMTHKSKICTRLMTVPGVGPITALAFAAAIDDPRRFKRSRDVGSYLGLVPKRHQSGEVDYTGSISKRGDVRVRTLLYEAANVMLTRYAAPLKLKSWALAIGQRSTMRKARVALARRLAIILHAMMRDQTEFQAT; encoded by the coding sequence ATGGAATATTTTGCTGGTTTGGATGTGTCCATGGAAGAGACGCATATCTGCATTCTTGATCGAGACGGGGCGCTTATCCTGGAAGGAAAAGCATCCTCGACACCGAAGGCGATCACCGCGTTTCTGGCCGCCGGACCCACATGTACCAAAGTTGTTTTTGAGACTGGGCGGATGGCTCCAATGCTCCACCACGGCCTGACGGAGCTTGGTGTCTCGGTTGTTTGCATCGAAAGCCGCCAAGCCTATCAGGCACTGAAGTCCCTAGCTGGGCATAAAACCGACCGAAACGACGCGCGTGGATTGGCGCATTTGGCACGGACAGGGTTCTACAAACCGACCCATGTCAAATCGCTTTCCGCTCATGCGATCCGCTCGCTGATCGCGGCGCGCAAGAAGCTGGTCGGACAACGCGTGACCATCGATAATCAGATCCGTGGACTTGTTGTCGTGTTTGGTGTGCGATTGCCACGGGCTCTGTCGCCTGCATTCAAGGACGCTGCCCTCAAAGTCAGCGACGGCGTTCCCGGTTTGCATGCAGCGTTGCGAGGTCTGTTTGCGGCGCGCGAAGCGATATTGACGGCCGTGGCCGCCATCGACAGCGATATCAAAGTGATGACCCACAAATCAAAGATCTGCACCCGCCTGATGACAGTGCCGGGCGTTGGTCCGATCACGGCTCTGGCATTTGCCGCAGCTATTGATGACCCCAGGCGCTTTAAGCGTTCGCGAGATGTGGGGTCCTATCTTGGGCTGGTTCCCAAACGCCACCAGTCTGGCGAGGTCGATTATACTGGTAGTATCTCGAAACGTGGCGACGTGCGGGTCCGAACGCTGCTCTATGAAGCCGCGAACGTGATGCTCACGCGATATGCGGCACCGCTAAAGCTCAAGTCATGGGCTCTCGCAATTGGACAGCGCTCGACGATGCGAAAAGCGCGGGTGGCGTTGGCAAGGCGGCTTGCAATTATACTGCACGCCATGATGCGCGATCAGACCGAATTCCAGGCCACGTAA
- a CDS encoding PLP-dependent cysteine synthase family protein: MDIRRTSGRGRLYGSVLDTIGDTPCIRINQIAPSHVSVYVKAEAFNPGGSIKDRLAVNIVEAAEREGRLKPGQTIVEATSGNTGIGLAMVCAAKGYPLVVTMADSFSIERRKLMRFLGAKVVLTPRAQKGFGMYTKAKELAEENGWFLASQFESEDNADIHQATTASEILADFKGERLDFWITGYGTGGTVSGVARVLRKERPETKIILTEPSNAAIVSSGYVNTRNEAHQPTESHPDFEPHPIQGWTPDFIPWVLQEAIDKSYYDELIPIPGSEGIDWSRRLAEQEGIFTGISGGSTFAVAMRLAENAPEGSVMLVMLPDTGERYLSTPLFEGIEEDMTEEERNISMSTPSAQMAAD; this comes from the coding sequence ATGGATATCAGAAGAACATCGGGACGGGGGCGCCTCTATGGCAGCGTGCTGGATACCATCGGGGACACGCCCTGCATCCGAATTAACCAGATAGCGCCAAGTCATGTGTCGGTTTACGTAAAGGCCGAAGCCTTTAATCCAGGTGGCTCGATAAAGGATCGACTGGCAGTCAACATTGTTGAGGCAGCAGAGCGTGAGGGACGCCTGAAACCCGGACAGACCATTGTCGAAGCGACATCAGGCAACACAGGTATCGGGCTGGCCATGGTGTGTGCCGCGAAGGGATACCCTCTCGTCGTCACCATGGCCGACAGTTTCTCCATTGAGCGGCGGAAACTCATGCGATTTCTCGGAGCCAAGGTTGTCCTGACACCGCGCGCGCAGAAGGGCTTTGGCATGTACACCAAGGCCAAGGAACTTGCTGAAGAAAACGGTTGGTTCCTCGCCAGCCAATTCGAGAGCGAAGACAATGCAGATATCCATCAAGCCACAACGGCCAGCGAAATTCTCGCCGACTTCAAGGGTGAGCGGCTCGATTTCTGGATCACCGGATACGGCACGGGAGGCACAGTCTCAGGCGTGGCCCGTGTTCTGCGCAAGGAGCGGCCCGAGACGAAGATTATTCTAACCGAGCCATCCAACGCAGCAATCGTCTCCTCCGGCTACGTCAATACCCGCAACGAAGCGCATCAACCAACGGAAAGCCACCCGGATTTCGAGCCGCATCCGATCCAGGGCTGGACACCGGACTTTATCCCGTGGGTGTTGCAGGAAGCGATCGACAAGTCTTACTACGACGAACTCATCCCTATTCCTGGCAGCGAAGGTATCGACTGGTCCCGGCGCCTTGCCGAACAGGAAGGCATCTTCACCGGCATCTCTGGTGGCTCGACTTTCGCTGTCGCGATGCGGCTGGCGGAAAATGCACCAGAAGGGTCGGTGATGCTGGTCATGCTACCTGACACTGGCGAACGGTATCTTTCCACACCACTGTTCGAGGGTATCGAGGAAGACATGACCGAAGAAGAGCGTAATATCTCGATGTCCACGCCATCAGCGCAAATGGCTGCAGATTAG
- a CDS encoding IS110 family transposase: protein MAKNDFDELMSVGVDIGKDVFHLVGFDKEGRLVLRKKIKRMALVATFEELPQCIVGMEACLSAHFVSRTLSKMGFEPRIIPAIYVKPFNKGQKNDYNDAEAIAEAALRPNLKTVSEKTQEQLDLQALHRVRSRLVSRRTAAMNQIRAFLIEQGITVRRSVAALRASLEAILSNRGDEMSLRMRRLILGLQQDWIWLDKRIDMTTSEIKEVSETEESCQRLMTIPGIGPIISTAVVAAVGTGEAYDRGRDFAAWLGLVPRQHSTGGRTILGRITKRGSRYLRMLFVQAAQVIMMRPKNWHKFSFGAWLEAAATRMQHNKLGVALANKLARIAWSVLNSGKDFDWMEKELATAI from the coding sequence ATGGCGAAGAATGATTTTGATGAGCTGATGTCAGTTGGCGTTGATATCGGCAAAGACGTATTTCACTTGGTTGGCTTTGACAAAGAAGGTCGGCTTGTTTTGCGCAAGAAGATCAAACGCATGGCGTTGGTTGCGACGTTTGAGGAGCTGCCGCAATGTATTGTCGGGATGGAAGCTTGCCTGAGCGCGCACTTTGTCAGCCGAACGCTGAGCAAGATGGGGTTCGAGCCCCGGATCATTCCCGCGATTTATGTGAAGCCTTTCAACAAGGGCCAGAAGAACGACTACAATGACGCTGAAGCTATTGCAGAAGCCGCTTTGCGTCCCAATCTCAAGACGGTATCGGAGAAGACGCAGGAGCAGCTTGATCTCCAGGCGCTGCATCGCGTTCGGTCACGGCTTGTGTCACGTCGGACAGCAGCAATGAATCAGATCCGGGCCTTTCTGATCGAACAGGGGATCACTGTCCGACGTAGTGTCGCGGCTCTGCGCGCCTCGCTCGAAGCCATTCTTAGCAATCGCGGCGACGAGATGTCCTTGCGGATGCGGAGATTGATCCTGGGGCTCCAACAGGATTGGATATGGCTGGATAAACGGATCGATATGACCACATCTGAAATCAAAGAGGTCAGCGAGACCGAGGAAAGCTGCCAACGTCTGATGACCATTCCGGGCATCGGGCCAATCATCTCAACGGCTGTGGTTGCAGCTGTCGGGACCGGCGAGGCTTATGATCGGGGGCGAGATTTTGCGGCTTGGCTGGGGCTCGTTCCGCGACAACACAGCACCGGCGGGCGCACCATCCTGGGTCGTATCACAAAACGAGGCAGCCGGTATCTCCGCATGCTGTTTGTGCAGGCCGCGCAGGTCATCATGATGCGACCGAAGAACTGGCATAAGTTTAGTTTTGGCGCATGGTTGGAAGCCGCCGCGACGCGCATGCAGCACAACAAGCTCGGCGTGGCGCTTGCCAATAAGCTAGCGCGGATCGCATGGAGTGTTCTTAACTCAGGCAAGGACTTCGATTGGATGGAAAAAGAATTGGCGACTGCGATCTGA
- a CDS encoding adenylate/guanylate cyclase domain-containing protein, protein MSAPPVQRRLAAIMSADIAEFSRSMNADESGTLSAVNRIRTEIFAPSVAAHKGRVVKLMGDGALVEFSSVVDAVACAIEIQTAMAARDQDPDSPPLLRLRIGVNLGDIIIEGRDIFGEGVNIAARLQEIAAPGGIALSASTREHLGNRIEARFSDGGDQKLKNIPTPVRVIQWYPEIGSSEQKRTTPARLQRPEKPSIAVLPFDNMSGDTDQDYFADGVVEAITATLSRIRSFFVIARNSSFAYKGRHMNVKDIGRELGVKYVLEGSVQRSGKRVRITVQLIETDGGAHLWADKYDGSLDDIFDLQDKITEKVAGALQPSIQLAEIERTRRKQPQDLGAYDYTMRAMPDAWMLEEKAAANALELLEKALEIDPDYPMALALAAWCWAQHSVYNWVADIEKAKTEALSRAERAAQMSSDDPLILSVLGTVHTFARNYGAARVLLERAIQLDPNSAWALSRLGWLETYADQPENAMQHFERAIRLSPLDPMNFNNLVGMGSAHQVAGDDNRAAELFTRALEERPNAHWVHRNLCAALLGAGREKEARVSAQKLMQAHPDMTIERFKEAMVFSPKVLDRVGKQMAALGVPEG, encoded by the coding sequence ATGAGTGCACCACCCGTTCAGCGTCGCCTTGCCGCGATCATGTCGGCGGACATTGCCGAGTTCTCGCGGAGTATGAACGCTGACGAGTCAGGGACGCTTTCCGCCGTCAACCGTATCCGAACGGAAATATTCGCTCCAAGTGTCGCGGCTCACAAGGGGCGGGTGGTTAAGTTGATGGGTGACGGCGCGTTGGTAGAATTCAGCAGTGTCGTGGATGCTGTGGCCTGTGCAATTGAAATCCAGACCGCCATGGCCGCGCGTGACCAAGACCCCGACAGTCCGCCGCTGCTGCGACTTCGCATCGGCGTCAATTTGGGCGACATTATTATTGAGGGCCGCGACATATTCGGTGAAGGGGTGAACATCGCTGCGCGACTTCAGGAAATCGCTGCGCCCGGTGGCATCGCGTTGAGCGCCAGCACACGTGAACATTTGGGCAACCGGATCGAAGCCAGATTTTCCGATGGTGGAGACCAAAAGCTGAAGAATATTCCTACACCTGTGCGCGTCATTCAGTGGTATCCTGAGATCGGCAGCAGCGAACAGAAAAGAACCACGCCCGCGCGTTTGCAGCGCCCCGAAAAACCCTCGATCGCTGTTTTGCCGTTTGACAACATGTCTGGGGATACGGACCAGGACTATTTTGCTGACGGTGTAGTGGAGGCGATCACAGCCACACTCTCACGTATCCGATCTTTCTTTGTTATCGCTCGCAACTCGTCCTTTGCCTACAAGGGGCGACACATGAACGTAAAGGACATCGGGCGCGAACTGGGGGTGAAATACGTGCTCGAAGGCTCGGTTCAGCGTTCCGGGAAGAGGGTACGGATTACTGTACAGCTCATCGAAACTGATGGCGGCGCACACCTGTGGGCAGACAAATATGATGGGTCGCTTGATGACATCTTCGATCTGCAAGACAAGATCACTGAGAAGGTCGCTGGCGCGCTGCAACCCTCAATCCAACTTGCTGAAATCGAACGCACGCGTCGCAAGCAACCGCAAGACCTGGGTGCTTACGACTATACGATGCGGGCGATGCCCGATGCCTGGATGCTGGAAGAAAAAGCTGCGGCAAATGCGCTGGAGCTTCTCGAAAAAGCGCTGGAGATTGATCCCGATTATCCCATGGCACTGGCGCTTGCCGCGTGGTGCTGGGCGCAGCACTCGGTCTACAATTGGGTCGCTGACATTGAAAAAGCGAAAACAGAAGCGCTGTCGCGCGCCGAAAGGGCTGCGCAGATGTCCTCTGACGATCCGTTGATCCTGTCAGTGCTCGGCACGGTCCATACGTTTGCGCGCAACTATGGCGCTGCCCGTGTCCTTCTCGAACGCGCAATCCAGCTTGATCCAAATTCCGCATGGGCCTTGAGCCGCCTTGGATGGCTGGAGACCTATGCAGACCAGCCGGAAAACGCCATGCAACATTTCGAACGCGCGATTCGTCTGAGCCCGCTCGACCCGATGAATTTCAACAATCTTGTGGGCATGGGCAGCGCGCATCAGGTTGCCGGAGATGACAACCGCGCGGCAGAGCTTTTCACCCGCGCCCTCGAAGAGCGTCCCAACGCGCATTGGGTCCATCGCAACCTCTGCGCGGCCTTGCTGGGCGCCGGTCGTGAAAAGGAAGCGCGCGTGTCTGCTCAGAAGCTGATGCAGGCTCACCCCGACATGACCATTGAGCGTTTCAAGGAGGCCATGGTGTTCTCTCCAAAGGTTCTTGACCGCGTCGGAAAACAGATGGCAGCCCTCGGCGTCCCCGAGGGATGA